In Mycetocola zhujimingii, one DNA window encodes the following:
- a CDS encoding cytochrome c biogenesis protein DipZ: protein MFTLALIGLLGGLITGISPCILPVLPVIFLSGGVQGARPTDEKGKVLARAQSLRPYLVIAGLVVSFSLFTLLGSLLLALLNLPQDFLRWAGIVVLVLIGVGLIVPKFQHILEKPFSKIPQKNVGTDRSGFGLGIALGAVYVPCAGPVLAAITVAGSTGQIGADTVVLTLSFAIGAAIPLLVFALAGRRVGERVKTFRKHQSAIRLTGGIVMIALAIGLVFNVPQLLQRLVPDYTSAIQNQINESDEVQEALNLGGIVTDENRDLDKCSNGGAELESCGTAPELTGITEWFNTTDNAAVSLDQLRGKVVLVDFWAYSCINCQRSLPHVTAWYDAYRDAGLEVIGVHAPEYAFEKEVNNVQAGAKNFGIDYPVAIDNNLSTWTNYRNRYWPASYLIDADGTVRHIKLGEGGYETTEKHIRELLTKADPDVTLPTATDVADDTPDSGATTPETYLGSTKKVNFAGEEKYTKGQREYRFPDKLPKDAFALSGEWDVGTQAVTPTGADASVRLNYTASEVRMVLAGEGSVTLDVNGKTKVIEVTGTPTSYLLVETKGIEAGTLDVKVGAGVEAFSFTFG, encoded by the coding sequence ATGTTCACGCTCGCCCTCATCGGCCTGCTCGGCGGATTGATCACGGGTATTTCACCCTGCATCCTTCCCGTCCTGCCGGTCATCTTCTTGTCTGGCGGCGTCCAGGGCGCCAGACCGACCGACGAGAAAGGAAAGGTTCTCGCGCGGGCACAGTCCCTCCGTCCCTACCTGGTCATCGCGGGACTCGTTGTCAGTTTCAGCCTCTTCACGTTGCTCGGATCGCTCCTGCTCGCGCTCCTCAACCTTCCGCAGGACTTCCTTCGCTGGGCGGGAATTGTCGTCCTCGTGCTCATCGGCGTCGGCCTCATCGTGCCGAAGTTCCAGCACATTCTCGAGAAGCCGTTCTCGAAGATCCCGCAGAAGAATGTCGGAACCGATCGCTCCGGGTTTGGCCTCGGCATCGCCCTTGGCGCCGTTTACGTGCCGTGCGCCGGCCCGGTGCTCGCCGCCATCACCGTCGCAGGATCAACCGGGCAAATCGGTGCTGACACCGTCGTCCTCACCCTCTCGTTCGCGATCGGTGCCGCCATCCCGCTCCTCGTCTTCGCACTCGCCGGCCGTCGGGTCGGTGAGCGGGTCAAGACTTTCCGCAAGCACCAGTCCGCCATTCGTCTCACCGGCGGTATCGTCATGATCGCCCTGGCCATCGGGCTCGTGTTCAACGTTCCGCAGCTGCTTCAGCGTCTCGTTCCCGACTACACGAGCGCCATCCAGAACCAGATCAACGAGTCGGATGAGGTCCAGGAGGCCCTCAACCTCGGCGGCATCGTGACCGACGAGAACCGCGACCTCGATAAGTGCTCGAACGGCGGCGCCGAACTCGAGAGCTGCGGCACTGCCCCCGAGCTCACCGGAATCACCGAGTGGTTCAATACAACGGACAACGCGGCAGTCTCCCTCGACCAGTTGAGGGGCAAGGTGGTCCTCGTCGACTTCTGGGCATACTCCTGCATCAACTGCCAGCGCTCGCTGCCCCACGTCACGGCGTGGTACGACGCATACCGCGATGCCGGGCTCGAGGTCATCGGCGTTCATGCGCCCGAGTACGCCTTCGAAAAAGAGGTCAATAACGTTCAGGCTGGGGCGAAGAACTTCGGCATCGATTACCCGGTCGCCATCGACAACAACCTCTCGACGTGGACGAACTACCGCAACCGCTATTGGCCCGCCTCCTATCTCATCGATGCCGACGGCACGGTTCGCCACATCAAGCTGGGCGAGGGCGGGTATGAGACGACAGAGAAGCACATCAGGGAGTTGCTCACAAAGGCTGACCCGGATGTCACCCTGCCGACGGCAACCGATGTCGCTGATGACACCCCGGACAGCGGCGCAACGACGCCCGAGACCTACCTGGGGTCGACGAAGAAAGTGAACTTCGCCGGCGAGGAGAAGTACACGAAGGGACAACGGGAGTATCGATTCCCGGACAAGCTCCCGAAGGACGCCTTCGCGTTGTCTGGTGAATGGGATGTCGGAACGCAGGCTGTCACCCCCACCGGGGCCGACGCCTCTGTTCGACTGAACTACACGGCGAGTGAGGTGCGGATGGTTCTCGCGGGCGAAGGCAGTGTGACGCTTGATGTGAACGGCAAGACAAAGGTCATCGAGGTCACCGGTACGCCGACCTCATATCTGCTGGTGGAGACGAAAGGCATAGAGGCCGGAACCCTCGATGTCAAGGTCGGCGCCGGTGTCGAGGCGTTTTCATTCACCTTTGGGTAG